Proteins encoded by one window of Cyclobacteriaceae bacterium:
- the kduI gene encoding 5-dehydro-4-deoxy-D-glucuronate isomerase: MSSIVPDSVRHAVHPSQSKHFTTPELREHYLIDTIFAADKVTAHYTLYDRFMAGGAMPSSKPLALEVPEILKADFFLQRREMGIINVGATGSIEVDGKEIELQPKEALYIGMGTKKVVFLPGKNGTPLFYYNAAPAHHAYPVKKVSLDQAETVELGSQQTANQRTIRKLLISGVIETCQLQMGLTELKPGSVWNTMPPHTHDRRMEIYLYFNVPDNQAVCHFMGEPEETRPLWVKNHQAVISPPWSIHAGAGTSNYSFIWGMAGENLDYNDMDVVQPINLR; encoded by the coding sequence ATGAGTTCAATTGTTCCAGATTCTGTGCGTCATGCCGTTCATCCGTCTCAAAGTAAACACTTCACCACCCCTGAGCTTCGGGAGCACTACCTGATTGATACCATTTTTGCTGCAGATAAGGTTACTGCTCACTATACTTTGTATGATCGCTTTATGGCGGGAGGTGCTATGCCCTCCTCAAAACCACTTGCTCTTGAGGTACCGGAAATTTTAAAAGCGGATTTCTTCCTGCAGCGCAGAGAGATGGGGATTATCAATGTTGGAGCAACTGGCTCAATTGAAGTGGATGGAAAGGAAATTGAACTTCAACCCAAAGAAGCATTATATATAGGAATGGGAACAAAAAAGGTAGTGTTCCTTCCTGGGAAAAATGGCACTCCCCTATTCTACTATAATGCAGCACCGGCACATCATGCTTATCCGGTAAAAAAGGTTTCGCTTGATCAGGCCGAGACAGTGGAATTAGGATCACAACAAACGGCAAACCAACGAACCATCCGCAAACTGCTTATCAGTGGAGTAATTGAAACGTGTCAGCTTCAAATGGGGCTAACCGAATTGAAACCGGGCAGCGTGTGGAATACCATGCCACCCCATACTCACGACAGGCGCATGGAAATTTACCTGTATTTTAACGTTCCCGATAATCAGGCGGTCTGCCACTTCATGGGAGAACCTGAGGAAACCCGGCCACTGTGGGTAAAAAATCACCAGGCTGTTATATCACCCCCGTGGTCGATTCATGCTGGTGCCGGCACCAGCAACTATTCCTTTATATGGGGAATGGCCGGAGAAAATCTTGACTATAACGACATGGATGTGGTGCAGCCGATTAACTTGCGATAA